The following are encoded together in the Syngnathus typhle isolate RoL2023-S1 ecotype Sweden linkage group LG5, RoL_Styp_1.0, whole genome shotgun sequence genome:
- the mn1b gene encoding transcriptional activator MN1 isoform X1 yields the protein MFGLEKFGSQNNSRNPGQSERQKNQPRLNMGSHYKSTSFHTGGPPGAVEPSMGPMSDPQMLGLNMNMNGEQYGGFHSRSHSDMHASGGLQQQQGPMHGFFNNQQPHQGHPHGHQPHPHQHHPHFSGNFGGPEPGSSCLHGARLMGYNNNAMGPQQGFGEGFDPLAEGQAGDGFPQQQQQQQQQQRPGNMPDFQHHGPPSGSHAVPAPCLPLDQSPNRAASFHGLPSSSSSSSDSHSLENRRMPNQGAVEGLDYNFPSDPPSGHFDVPVFSPTESESQLPHFGPGRPVPGGNFPGNPGIPRAPGMQGISKGHQPPPPQQPQHGIFFERFGNGRKVPVGMDPGVNARHPLMQQQQQAALIARQNSCPPGLPRPPQAESGTGNPNILDGGVMMSGQHNQFEYPIHRLENRGLHPYGDPMFNMQQQAPLPSQQPPNQRLQHFDAPYINMAKRPRFDFPNAHGGEGWCGGMENHLSPSSYPGLPGDFTPPVNEGFPPGPLQHTGPEQQSLQQRQNAAMMIKQMASRNQQQRMRQPSLQQLGHHGDVPPGSLGHGGPVGGMPQPNFDRENGGRMASVDGQNPHVNQENSWFQGSHPPGEMMSRRMGGAGNDSGPHDMGLQQNGPGMMFRPGMAMQEPMRIPGDGHVQALHSPGLHSQFSGNMGNLSQMQSPGAGTGHPNAPPAERRPPEFPAPPMGAQPPFAYGGANRQGPAHNVPQGVNTSPGSYPPQSEFPSGQRSSVSKLGALSLGNFNKTSAKDSVFGQSCLAALSTACQNMIASLGAPNLNVTFNKKNQNEGKRKLSQTEQDINSSTSNGTGSAAPEYFQSGTSQNNQLPGTGNSNSKPASQNQTVQGEASALSPNYNMDATPCSEGKATTGSGRGRGRRKRDSGHVSPGIFFSSENGNPVVSPGQQTPAAGVGERGGGTPHEKHLHSPSWGKGGDLMLGDQADLMSSLDSGIQSVAKSDSSSPRVDFPDDVSAHFGNEEEVSSSSDAAGSSVNKSHRSPMIGGSPKIQVNGQKTLGIGITNHTTSTADSYGLSAGGATGGSGVSHPGTPGVEQVRTPSSTSGQDEIHPLEILQAQIQLQRQQFSISEDQPLAMKNGKKNGDCPSHNGDNELASCSPDAGKGSMGTIDLDTLMAEQHATWYVPSDKAMMDGSEDDKSMGLWEKNKSQNNNKEGVERGGGAQRAASGFGGYIVHCLESELSQSKAGVGTPGASGGGGGGGGGGGGGGGGNHLQCLSVHCTDELGDSKGRGGPVSSWRSLHSDISNRFGTFVAALT from the exons ATGTTTGGGCTGGAAAAGTTCGGTTCTCAGAATAATAGCAGAAACCCCGGCCAGTCAGAGAGACAGAAAAACCAACCGAGACTGAACATGGGCTCCCATTATAAAAGCACCAGTTTTCACACTGGAGGTCCACCTGGAGCTGTGGAGCCCAGCATGGGCCCCATGAGTGACCCGCAGATGCTGGGACTTAACATGAACATGAACGGAGAACAGTATGGAGGTTTTCACTCCAGGAGTCACTCCGACATGCATGCGAGCGGTGGACTTCAGCAGCAGCAAGGACCCATGCATGGATTTTTTAACAACCAGCAACCTCATCAAGGACATCCTCACGGCCATCAACCTCACCCCCACCAACATCACCCTCACTTCAGTGGGAATTTTGGAGGCCCGGAGCCAGGGTCATCATGCCTGCATGGTGCCAGGCTAATGGGCTACAATAACAATGCCATGGGACCGCAGCAGGGCTTTGGAGAGGGATTTGATCCTCTTGCTGAGGGACAGGCAGGGGATGGCTTcccacagcagcaacagcaacagcagcagcagcagcggcctgGTAACATGCCTGATTTCCAACATCACGGTCCTCCCAGTGGCAGCCATGCTGTTCCCGCTCCCTGCCTTCCCCTAGACCAGTCACCTAACAGGGCAGCCTCTTTCCACGGTCTGccttcatcctcctcatcctcttccgATTCTCACAGCCTTGAGAACAGACGGATGCCCAACCAGGGAGCTGTGGAGGGATTAGATTATAACTTCCCCAGTGATCCCCCGTCTGGACATTTTGACGTACCTGTATTTTCACCGACTGAGTCAGAGTCGCAGTTGCCCCATTTCGGCCCCGGAAGGCCAGTACCCGGTGGGAATTTTCCAGGAAACCCTGGCATCCCTCGGGCGCCGGGCATGCAGGGCATCTCCAAGGGACATCAACCTCCACCTCCCCAGCAGCCTCAACATGGAATCTTTTTTGAGAGATTTGGAAATGGCCGGAAGGTGCCTGTGGGAATGGACCCGGGGGTCAATGCGAGACATCCTCTCATgcaacagcaacaacaggctgccTTGATAGCGAGACAGAACTCCTGTCCCCCTGGCCTCCCCCGACCCCCTCAGGCCGAGTCTGGCACCGGTAACCCGAACATTCTGGACGGAGGGGTCATGATGAGTGGCCAACACAATCAGTTTGAATATCCCATTCACAGACTGGAAAATAGGGGTCTGCATCCCTATGGAGACCCTATGTTTAATATGCAACAGCAAGCTCCCCTTCCCTCCCAACAGCCCCCAAATCAGAGACTACAACACTTTGACGCTCCTTATATTAACATGGCAAAAAGACCTAGATTTGACTTTCCAAACGCGCATGGGGGTGAAGGATGGTGCGGTGGCATGGAAAATCACCTCTCTCCCTCTTCCTACCCAGGGCTGCCAGGTGACTTCACCCCACCTGTGAATGAAGGTTTCCCGCCGGGTCCGCTACAACACACGGGGCCTGAGCAGCAGTCTTTACAGCAGCGACAGAATGCAGCCATGATGATCAAACAGATGGCTTCCCGCAACCAGCAGCAAAGAATGAGGCAGCCCAGTCTGCAGCAACTCGGTCACCACGGTGACGTGCCGCCTGGCTCACTGGGTCATGGAGGTCCGGTGGGGGGCATGCCTCAGCCCAACTTTGACAGGGAAAATGGAGGTCGAATGGCCAGTGTTGATGGGCAAAATCCGCACGTAAACCAGGAGAACTCCTGGTTTCAAGGGTCCCACCCTCCTGGAGAGATGATGTCACGGCGTATGGGAGGAGCAGGCAATGACTCAGGGCCCCATGACATGGGACTCCAGCAGAATGGGCCTGGCATGATGTTTAGGCCAGGTATGGCCATGCAGGAACCCATGAGGATACCCGGAGATGGACATGTGCAGGCTCTCCATTCTCCGGGCTTGCACTCGCAGTTCAGCGGCAACATGGGCAACCTCTCCCAAATGCAGTCTCCGGGAGCAGGAACAGGACATCCGAATGCACCACCAGCAGAGAGGCGACCGCCTGAATTCCCTGCACCTCCGATGGGAGCGCAACCACCGTTCGCCTATGGAGGGGCAAATCGTCAGGGGCCAGCTCACAACGTTCCCCAGGGGGTGAACACCTCACCAGGGAGCTACCCTCCTCAGTCTGAGTTCCCCTCAGGCCAGCGGTCGTCTGTTAGCAAGCTTGGTGCTCTGTCCCTTGGGAATTTCAACAAAACCAGCGCTAAAGACAGTGTCTTTGGCCAGAGCTGCCTGGCGGCCCTTTCGACGGCGTGCCAGAACATGATCGCAAGCCTAGGGGCTCCCAACCTCAACGTAACATTCAACAAGAAAAACCAAAATGAGGGCAAGCGAAAACTGAGTCAGACAGAGCAGGACATTAATAGCAGCACATCTAACGGGACTGGCAGTGCTGCGCCTGAATATTTTCAGAGCGGCACTTCTCAGAACAACCAGCTGCCTGGCACTGGGAATAGCAACTCTAAGCCTGCAAGTCAAAACCAGACGGTGCAGGGGGAAGCCAGTGCCCTCTCCCCAAATTACAACATGGACGCTACCCCGTGCAGTGAGGGGAAGGCGACAACAGGGagtgggagagggagagggaggagaAAAAGAGACAGTGGACATGTGAgccctggaatttttttttcctctgaaaATGGAAACCCTGTTGTGAGTCCAGGCCAGCAAACCCCTGCAGCTGGTGTTGGGGAGAGGGGTGGGGGCACGCCACATGAGAAACACCTGCATTCACCCTCTTGGGGGAAAGGAGGTGACCTAATGTTGGGGGACCAGGCCGACCTGATGTCTTCTCTGGACAGCGGCATTCAAAGTGTCGCCAAGTCTGACAGCAGCTCGCCCCGTGTGGACTTTCCTGATGATGTCAGCGCCCATTTTGGCAATGAGGAAGAGGTGTCCTCCAGCTCAGATGCGGCAGGCTCCTCGGTCAATAAGTCCCATCGCAGCCCGATGATCGGGGGCTCGCCTAAAATCCAAGTAAACGGACAGAAGACCTTAGGCATAGGCATCACCAATCATACTACCTCGACAGCGGACAGCTATGGACTGAGTGCTGGTGGAGCCACGGGCGGAAGTGGGGTGAGCCATCCAGGTACGCCAGGGGTGGAGCAGGTACGCACCCCATCCAGCACCTCTGGCCAGGACGAAATCCACCCTCTGGAGATCCTGCAGGCCCAGATCCAGCTGCAAAGGCAGCAGTTCAGCATCTCGGAAGACCAGCCCCTGGCCATGAAAAACGGCAAAAAGAACGGCGATTGTCCCTCTCACAATGGAGACAACGAGCTGGCAAGCTGCAGCCCCGATGCTGGGAAGGGTTCAATGGGCACTATTGACCTTGACACACTAATGGCAGAGCAGCACGCCACCTGGTACGTGCCCAGTGACAAGGCCATGATGGACGGGTCCGAAGATGACAAGTCCATGGGActctgggaaaaaaacaagagccaaaacaacaacaaagaag GCGTAGAGAGAGGTGGGGGCGCACAGCGAGCTGCGTCTGGATTCGGGGGGTATATAGTACATTGTTTAG AATCTGAGCTGTCCCAGAGTAAAGCTGGAGTCGGGACCCCAGGGGCCagtggaggaggcggcggcgggggagggggaggaggaggaggaggaggagggaaccACCTTCAGTGCCTGTCTGTCCACTGCACAGATGAGCTGGGGGACAGTAAGGGCAGAGGAGGGCCCGTTTCTTCTTGGCGCTCTCTCCACTCTGATATTTCCAACCGATTTGGGACATTCGTGGCAGCACTGACTTGA
- the LOC133154855 gene encoding phosphatidylinositol transfer protein beta isoform-like, translated as MVLVKEYRVVLPCSVEEYQVGQLFSVAEASKNETGGGEGIEVLKNEPYAEHGEKGQYTHKIYRLKSKVPAFIQLLAPESAFVFHEKAWNAYPYCRTEVTNEYMKDNFLIKIETWHKPDLGTQENVHKLDRSSWQQVAVVPIDIADNSQVSSSDYKPDEDPAKFKSVKTGRGPLGPLWKKELSAETDCPRMCAYKLVTVKFKWFGLQTKVENFIHEQEKRIFTNFHRQLFCWIDKWVELTMDDIRRMEAETQKELDELRRKGEVRGTSAADE; from the exons ATGGTCCTCGTCAAGGAGTA cCGCGTGGTTTTACCCTGCAGTGTTGAGGAG TATCAAGTGGGACAGTTGTTTTCTGTGGCTGAAGCAAGTAAGAATGAAACCGGCGGTGGAGAAGGGATTGAGGTACTCAAAAATGAGCCCTATGCGGAACATGGAGAGAAAGGACAGTATACCCACAAAATCTACCGCCTGAAGAG TAAAGTGCCAGCTTTTATTCAGCTCTTGGCACCAGAAAGCGCCTTTGTGTTCCATGAAAAAGCCTGGAACGCCTACCCCTACTGCAGAACTG AAGTGACG aATGAATATATGAAAGATAATTTCCTGATCAAGATTGAGACGTGGCATAAACCGGATCTTGGAACACAAGAAAAT GTGCACAAACTAGATCGTTCTTCCTGGCAGCAAGTCGCTGTTGTGCCTATTGATATTGCTGACAATAGTCAAGTTTCATCCTCT GACTACAAGCCAGATGAGGACCCTGCCAAGTTCAAGTCAGTTAAGACAGGAAGAGGACCACTTGGACCTCTTTGGAAG AAAGAGCTGAGTGCCGAGACTGACTGCCCTAGAATGTGTGCCTACAAACTGGTCACAGTCAAGTTTAAATGGTTTGGCCTGCAGACTAAAGTCGAGAATTTTATCCATGAG CAAGAAAAGAGGATCTTCACCAACTTTCACCGCCAGCTTTTCTGTTGGATTGACAAGTGGGTGGAGCTAACAATGGATGACATTCGACGGATGGAGGCAGAGACTCAGAAGGAGCTGGATGAG CTCCGCAGAAAAGGTGAAGTAAGAGGAACGAGTGCTGCAGACGAATAA
- the mn1b gene encoding transcriptional activator MN1 isoform X2 — translation MFGLEKFGSQNNSRNPGQSERQKNQPRLNMGSHYKSTSFHTGGPPGAVEPSMGPMSDPQMLGLNMNMNGEQYGGFHSRSHSDMHASGGLQQQQGPMHGFFNNQQPHQGHPHGHQPHPHQHHPHFSGNFGGPEPGSSCLHGARLMGYNNNAMGPQQGFGEGFDPLAEGQAGDGFPQQQQQQQQQQRPGNMPDFQHHGPPSGSHAVPAPCLPLDQSPNRAASFHGLPSSSSSSSDSHSLENRRMPNQGAVEGLDYNFPSDPPSGHFDVPVFSPTESESQLPHFGPGRPVPGGNFPGNPGIPRAPGMQGISKGHQPPPPQQPQHGIFFERFGNGRKVPVGMDPGVNARHPLMQQQQQAALIARQNSCPPGLPRPPQAESGTGNPNILDGGVMMSGQHNQFEYPIHRLENRGLHPYGDPMFNMQQQAPLPSQQPPNQRLQHFDAPYINMAKRPRFDFPNAHGGEGWCGGMENHLSPSSYPGLPGDFTPPVNEGFPPGPLQHTGPEQQSLQQRQNAAMMIKQMASRNQQQRMRQPSLQQLGHHGDVPPGSLGHGGPVGGMPQPNFDRENGGRMASVDGQNPHVNQENSWFQGSHPPGEMMSRRMGGAGNDSGPHDMGLQQNGPGMMFRPGMAMQEPMRIPGDGHVQALHSPGLHSQFSGNMGNLSQMQSPGAGTGHPNAPPAERRPPEFPAPPMGAQPPFAYGGANRQGPAHNVPQGVNTSPGSYPPQSEFPSGQRSSVSKLGALSLGNFNKTSAKDSVFGQSCLAALSTACQNMIASLGAPNLNVTFNKKNQNEGKRKLSQTEQDINSSTSNGTGSAAPEYFQSGTSQNNQLPGTGNSNSKPASQNQTVQGEASALSPNYNMDATPCSEGKATTGSGRGRGRRKRDSGHVSPGIFFSSENGNPVVSPGQQTPAAGVGERGGGTPHEKHLHSPSWGKGGDLMLGDQADLMSSLDSGIQSVAKSDSSSPRVDFPDDVSAHFGNEEEVSSSSDAAGSSVNKSHRSPMIGGSPKIQVNGQKTLGIGITNHTTSTADSYGLSAGGATGGSGVSHPGTPGVEQVRTPSSTSGQDEIHPLEILQAQIQLQRQQFSISEDQPLAMKNGKKNGDCPSHNGDNELASCSPDAGKGSMGTIDLDTLMAEQHATWYVPSDKAMMDGSEDDKSMGLWEKNKSQNNNKEESELSQSKAGVGTPGASGGGGGGGGGGGGGGGGNHLQCLSVHCTDELGDSKGRGGPVSSWRSLHSDISNRFGTFVAALT, via the exons ATGTTTGGGCTGGAAAAGTTCGGTTCTCAGAATAATAGCAGAAACCCCGGCCAGTCAGAGAGACAGAAAAACCAACCGAGACTGAACATGGGCTCCCATTATAAAAGCACCAGTTTTCACACTGGAGGTCCACCTGGAGCTGTGGAGCCCAGCATGGGCCCCATGAGTGACCCGCAGATGCTGGGACTTAACATGAACATGAACGGAGAACAGTATGGAGGTTTTCACTCCAGGAGTCACTCCGACATGCATGCGAGCGGTGGACTTCAGCAGCAGCAAGGACCCATGCATGGATTTTTTAACAACCAGCAACCTCATCAAGGACATCCTCACGGCCATCAACCTCACCCCCACCAACATCACCCTCACTTCAGTGGGAATTTTGGAGGCCCGGAGCCAGGGTCATCATGCCTGCATGGTGCCAGGCTAATGGGCTACAATAACAATGCCATGGGACCGCAGCAGGGCTTTGGAGAGGGATTTGATCCTCTTGCTGAGGGACAGGCAGGGGATGGCTTcccacagcagcaacagcaacagcagcagcagcagcggcctgGTAACATGCCTGATTTCCAACATCACGGTCCTCCCAGTGGCAGCCATGCTGTTCCCGCTCCCTGCCTTCCCCTAGACCAGTCACCTAACAGGGCAGCCTCTTTCCACGGTCTGccttcatcctcctcatcctcttccgATTCTCACAGCCTTGAGAACAGACGGATGCCCAACCAGGGAGCTGTGGAGGGATTAGATTATAACTTCCCCAGTGATCCCCCGTCTGGACATTTTGACGTACCTGTATTTTCACCGACTGAGTCAGAGTCGCAGTTGCCCCATTTCGGCCCCGGAAGGCCAGTACCCGGTGGGAATTTTCCAGGAAACCCTGGCATCCCTCGGGCGCCGGGCATGCAGGGCATCTCCAAGGGACATCAACCTCCACCTCCCCAGCAGCCTCAACATGGAATCTTTTTTGAGAGATTTGGAAATGGCCGGAAGGTGCCTGTGGGAATGGACCCGGGGGTCAATGCGAGACATCCTCTCATgcaacagcaacaacaggctgccTTGATAGCGAGACAGAACTCCTGTCCCCCTGGCCTCCCCCGACCCCCTCAGGCCGAGTCTGGCACCGGTAACCCGAACATTCTGGACGGAGGGGTCATGATGAGTGGCCAACACAATCAGTTTGAATATCCCATTCACAGACTGGAAAATAGGGGTCTGCATCCCTATGGAGACCCTATGTTTAATATGCAACAGCAAGCTCCCCTTCCCTCCCAACAGCCCCCAAATCAGAGACTACAACACTTTGACGCTCCTTATATTAACATGGCAAAAAGACCTAGATTTGACTTTCCAAACGCGCATGGGGGTGAAGGATGGTGCGGTGGCATGGAAAATCACCTCTCTCCCTCTTCCTACCCAGGGCTGCCAGGTGACTTCACCCCACCTGTGAATGAAGGTTTCCCGCCGGGTCCGCTACAACACACGGGGCCTGAGCAGCAGTCTTTACAGCAGCGACAGAATGCAGCCATGATGATCAAACAGATGGCTTCCCGCAACCAGCAGCAAAGAATGAGGCAGCCCAGTCTGCAGCAACTCGGTCACCACGGTGACGTGCCGCCTGGCTCACTGGGTCATGGAGGTCCGGTGGGGGGCATGCCTCAGCCCAACTTTGACAGGGAAAATGGAGGTCGAATGGCCAGTGTTGATGGGCAAAATCCGCACGTAAACCAGGAGAACTCCTGGTTTCAAGGGTCCCACCCTCCTGGAGAGATGATGTCACGGCGTATGGGAGGAGCAGGCAATGACTCAGGGCCCCATGACATGGGACTCCAGCAGAATGGGCCTGGCATGATGTTTAGGCCAGGTATGGCCATGCAGGAACCCATGAGGATACCCGGAGATGGACATGTGCAGGCTCTCCATTCTCCGGGCTTGCACTCGCAGTTCAGCGGCAACATGGGCAACCTCTCCCAAATGCAGTCTCCGGGAGCAGGAACAGGACATCCGAATGCACCACCAGCAGAGAGGCGACCGCCTGAATTCCCTGCACCTCCGATGGGAGCGCAACCACCGTTCGCCTATGGAGGGGCAAATCGTCAGGGGCCAGCTCACAACGTTCCCCAGGGGGTGAACACCTCACCAGGGAGCTACCCTCCTCAGTCTGAGTTCCCCTCAGGCCAGCGGTCGTCTGTTAGCAAGCTTGGTGCTCTGTCCCTTGGGAATTTCAACAAAACCAGCGCTAAAGACAGTGTCTTTGGCCAGAGCTGCCTGGCGGCCCTTTCGACGGCGTGCCAGAACATGATCGCAAGCCTAGGGGCTCCCAACCTCAACGTAACATTCAACAAGAAAAACCAAAATGAGGGCAAGCGAAAACTGAGTCAGACAGAGCAGGACATTAATAGCAGCACATCTAACGGGACTGGCAGTGCTGCGCCTGAATATTTTCAGAGCGGCACTTCTCAGAACAACCAGCTGCCTGGCACTGGGAATAGCAACTCTAAGCCTGCAAGTCAAAACCAGACGGTGCAGGGGGAAGCCAGTGCCCTCTCCCCAAATTACAACATGGACGCTACCCCGTGCAGTGAGGGGAAGGCGACAACAGGGagtgggagagggagagggaggagaAAAAGAGACAGTGGACATGTGAgccctggaatttttttttcctctgaaaATGGAAACCCTGTTGTGAGTCCAGGCCAGCAAACCCCTGCAGCTGGTGTTGGGGAGAGGGGTGGGGGCACGCCACATGAGAAACACCTGCATTCACCCTCTTGGGGGAAAGGAGGTGACCTAATGTTGGGGGACCAGGCCGACCTGATGTCTTCTCTGGACAGCGGCATTCAAAGTGTCGCCAAGTCTGACAGCAGCTCGCCCCGTGTGGACTTTCCTGATGATGTCAGCGCCCATTTTGGCAATGAGGAAGAGGTGTCCTCCAGCTCAGATGCGGCAGGCTCCTCGGTCAATAAGTCCCATCGCAGCCCGATGATCGGGGGCTCGCCTAAAATCCAAGTAAACGGACAGAAGACCTTAGGCATAGGCATCACCAATCATACTACCTCGACAGCGGACAGCTATGGACTGAGTGCTGGTGGAGCCACGGGCGGAAGTGGGGTGAGCCATCCAGGTACGCCAGGGGTGGAGCAGGTACGCACCCCATCCAGCACCTCTGGCCAGGACGAAATCCACCCTCTGGAGATCCTGCAGGCCCAGATCCAGCTGCAAAGGCAGCAGTTCAGCATCTCGGAAGACCAGCCCCTGGCCATGAAAAACGGCAAAAAGAACGGCGATTGTCCCTCTCACAATGGAGACAACGAGCTGGCAAGCTGCAGCCCCGATGCTGGGAAGGGTTCAATGGGCACTATTGACCTTGACACACTAATGGCAGAGCAGCACGCCACCTGGTACGTGCCCAGTGACAAGGCCATGATGGACGGGTCCGAAGATGACAAGTCCATGGGActctgggaaaaaaacaagagccaaaacaacaacaaagaag AATCTGAGCTGTCCCAGAGTAAAGCTGGAGTCGGGACCCCAGGGGCCagtggaggaggcggcggcgggggagggggaggaggaggaggaggaggagggaaccACCTTCAGTGCCTGTCTGTCCACTGCACAGATGAGCTGGGGGACAGTAAGGGCAGAGGAGGGCCCGTTTCTTCTTGGCGCTCTCTCCACTCTGATATTTCCAACCGATTTGGGACATTCGTGGCAGCACTGACTTGA